One Scomber japonicus isolate fScoJap1 chromosome 1, fScoJap1.pri, whole genome shotgun sequence DNA window includes the following coding sequences:
- the il17a/f1 gene encoding interleukin 17a/f1, whose translation MLLSLLLLSLLLLLLLLLSRSIRMFSVSSSCKMTAACMMAMMMMMMMMMSEVTAMPKGAKHHHPREHKDSSLETVPLQLDSNTMVPSKIIRPLENSSISPWTYKVSHDPSLHPAMLSEAVCVYRGCLDKEGLVDESLESKPIMHQVMLLRRVRSPGETNYHYRLESRLIAVGCTCVRPIVQYQ comes from the exons atgttattatcattattattattatcattattattattattattattattattg AGTCGAAGCATCAGAATGTTTTCAGTGTCAAGCTCCTGCAAGATGACG gccGCCTGCATgatggcgatgatgatgatgatgatgatgatgatgtcagaggtGACAGCGATGCCAAAAGGAGCCAAACATCATCACCCGAGGGAGCACAAGGATTCATCCCTGGAAACCGTTCCGCTGCAGCTCGACTCCAACACGATGGTTCCCTCCAAGATCATCAGACCGCTGGAGAACTCCTCCATCTCCCCCTGGACGTACAA AGTGAGCCATGACCCGTCTCTGCACCCCGCCATGTTGTcggaggctgtgtgtgtgtatcgtgGCTGTCTGGATAAAGAAGGTCTGGTGGATGAGAGCCTGGAGTCTAAACCGATCATGCACCAGGTCATGCTGCTGCGCCGGGTCCGATCACCGGGAGAGACCAACTACCACTACCGCCTCGAGTCCCGCCTCATCGCGGTGGGCTGCACGTGCGTCCGACCCATCGTCCAGTACCAGTGA